Proteins co-encoded in one Pararoseomonas sp. SCSIO 73927 genomic window:
- the cueR gene encoding Cu(I)-responsive transcriptional regulator, translated as MNIGQAARGSGISTKMLRYYESVGLLTTVRRTEAGYRVYSQDDVGTLRFVRRARDLGMPLDRIKHLIGLWQDEGRSSADVKRVATEHVVELRARITELTRMCEALEHMADACHGDHRPECPILEELADEGHCAPTPPEAARRKHRQGAAGKSPFGALQGVA; from the coding sequence ATGAACATCGGTCAGGCGGCGAGAGGGTCGGGCATCTCCACGAAGATGCTGCGGTACTATGAGAGCGTCGGGCTCCTTACCACCGTGCGGCGCACAGAGGCAGGCTATCGCGTCTATTCGCAGGATGATGTCGGAACTCTTCGATTTGTGCGGAGGGCGCGGGACCTTGGTATGCCGTTGGATCGCATCAAGCATCTCATCGGGCTCTGGCAGGATGAGGGCCGTTCGAGCGCCGACGTGAAGCGGGTCGCGACCGAGCATGTGGTGGAACTTCGAGCCCGGATCACCGAACTGACCCGGATGTGCGAGGCGCTGGAGCACATGGCAGACGCCTGCCATGGCGACCATCGCCCGGAATGCCCGATCCTCGAGGAACTCGCTGATGAGGGCCACTGTGCCCCGACGCCTCCTGAGGCCGCCCGCCGGAAGCATCGACAAGGCGCTGCGGGCAAGAGCCCGTTCGGCGCCCTTCAGGGAGTGGCGTGA
- a CDS encoding DUF411 domain-containing protein has translation MSKTTSALAARRSFLSLGLAAALAPLGLARAARGPTIEVWKDENCGCCGAWVEHMRAAGFEATVHDVADLQAIKAANGVPASLQSCHTARVGGYVVEGHVPATDVRRLLAERPRAKGLTAPGMPPSSPGMDIPGTPYEVVLFGTPGNDRVWARHSGNL, from the coding sequence ATGAGCAAGACAACTTCGGCCCTGGCTGCGCGGCGGTCTTTCCTCAGCTTGGGTCTGGCCGCAGCCCTGGCGCCACTCGGCTTGGCTCGGGCGGCGCGTGGCCCGACGATCGAAGTCTGGAAGGACGAGAACTGCGGCTGCTGCGGCGCTTGGGTCGAGCACATGCGGGCGGCCGGCTTTGAGGCGACGGTCCATGATGTCGCTGACCTACAGGCCATCAAGGCGGCCAACGGCGTCCCCGCCTCCCTCCAGTCCTGCCACACGGCCAGGGTGGGTGGTTACGTCGTAGAGGGGCATGTCCCCGCGACCGATGTGCGCCGCCTGCTCGCGGAGCGACCGCGGGCCAAGGGGCTTACTGCCCCAGGGATGCCGCCCTCTTCACCGGGCATGGACATTCCAGGTACCCCCTACGAGGTGGTGCTGTTCGGCACCCCCGGCAACGACAGGGTCTGGGCCCGGCACTCAGGAAATCTCTAG
- a CDS encoding antitoxin Xre/MbcA/ParS toxin-binding domain-containing protein, producing MRTDRETQAIMDALGIAFLQGPVIVQAGPSLDTQSLAEGHDRGWTPCIPPELVTRLARECLSLDTLRQVAATIVGSDEAKVTAFEQQVLDPALPRLSARALSLAECERTVRLAYLFVRARTALGTDVEAREFLLEGHPMLAGRAPIDVSGSPDGGDQVMRILNTLEHGLAL from the coding sequence GGTATCGCCTTCCTGCAGGGCCCGGTGATCGTGCAGGCCGGCCCCTCCCTCGACACTCAGTCCCTTGCGGAGGGTCACGATAGAGGCTGGACACCATGCATTCCCCCCGAGTTGGTTACGCGATTGGCGAGGGAGTGCCTTTCTCTTGATACTCTGAGACAAGTGGCCGCGACGATAGTGGGATCCGACGAGGCGAAGGTCACCGCCTTTGAGCAGCAGGTCCTGGACCCCGCGTTGCCCCGACTGTCTGCGCGCGCTCTCTCCTTAGCGGAGTGCGAGCGGACGGTGCGACTAGCCTATCTTTTCGTTCGAGCTCGCACCGCCTTGGGCACGGACGTCGAGGCACGTGAGTTCCTATTGGAGGGACACCCGATGTTGGCCGGCAGAGCCCCAATCGATGTGTCCGGGTCGCCTGACGGCGGTGATCAGGTCATGCGAATTTTGAACACTCTCGAGCATGGCCTAGCCCTTTAG